A single genomic interval of Eurosta solidaginis isolate ZX-2024a chromosome 3, ASM4086904v1, whole genome shotgun sequence harbors:
- the LOC137244881 gene encoding queuosine 5'-phosphate N-glycosylase/hydrolase: MALGPRESGEHIVKNAQFLKVLPKGIHMLAEEVISRIQTGQLDPKQFSQTEVHPKASDPNAIEWIFVVDTLNFCFWTPSDYTKYKVNGYTGYFALCAAINRAMEEGIDITNAEFYSKIDADTLRRIFRSDDEVTSVSLFEERIVCLHEVGNRLVKFWQGKFVNVVRAAQNSAERLLGMVVNEFPCFRDEADFAGQRVSLYKRAQILIGDIWSCFNGKDIGKFTDIEKITMFADYRVPQVLIHFGSLEYTPELLNILKKDTILKNGDSREVEIRGASIYIVEKVKDVILRKIHGKEVELKKNYVNSVIIDHFLWDYRRKHADELEHIPFHKVLSIYY, from the exons ATGGCTTTAGGACCGCGTGAATCTGGGGAGCATATCGTAAAAAATGCCCAATTCCTAAAAGTTCTGCCGAAGGGCATACACATGTTGGCCGAGGAAGTGATCTCTCGTATACAAACAGGTCAACTTGATCCTAAACAATTTTCTCAAACTGAAGTACATCCAAAGGCTAGCGACCCAAATGCTATTGAATGGATTTTTGTTGTTGATACGCTAAACTTCTGTTTTTGGACGCCAA GCGACTACACAAAATATAAAGTAAATGGTTACACTGGATACTTTGCGCTCTGTGCCGCAATTAACAGAGCCATGGAGGAAGGAATTGACATCACAAACGctgaattttattcaaaaatcgatgCCGATACATTGCGACGCATATTTCGGTCAGATGACGAAGTGACATCGGTGTCGCTATTTGAAGAACGTATTGTTTGCTTACACGAAGTCGGCAAtagactagtaaaattttggcaagGCAAATTTGTGAATGTGGTACGTGCGGCACAAAATTCGGCGGAGCGCTTACTAGGCATGGTAGTTAATGAATTTCCTTGTTTTCGTGATGAAGCCGACTTTGCTGGGCAACGAGTTTCACTGTACAAGCGAGCACAAATTTTAATCGGTGATATATGGTCCTGTTTTAATGGAAAGGATATTGGAAAATTTACTGATATTGAAAAAATTACGATGTTTGCAGACTATCGTGTACCACAAGTACTCATTCATTTCGGCAGTTTGGAATACACACCGGAACTTCTCAATATTTTGAAAAAGGATACCATTTTGAAGAATGGCGATTCCAGAGAAGTCGAAATTAGAGGCGCATCCATATACATAGTTGAAAAAGTAAAAGATGTTATTCTAAGAAAAATTCACGGCAAGGAAGTAGAATTGAAAAAGAATTACGTGAATTCTGTAATAATTGATCACTTTTTGTGGGATTATCGGCGCAAACATGCAGACGAACTGGAACACATTCCCTTCCATAAAGTACTAAGCATTTACTATTGA
- the RpL29 gene encoding large ribosomal subunit protein eL29 — protein sequence MAKSKNHTNHNQNRKAHRNGIKRPIRKRHESTLGMDVKFLINQRYARKGNLSRAEANKRYEERVAAQAGKPKPIKL from the exons atggcAAAGTCCAAGAATCACACCAATCACAATCAAAACAGGAAAGCGCATCGTAATGGCATCAAGCGGCCAATTCGCAAGCGTCACGAGTCGACCCTTGGt ATGGACGTCAAATTCCTGATTAACCAGCGCTATGCGCGCAAGGGCAATCTATCACGCGCAGAGGCCAATAAACGCTATGAAGAGCGAGTCGCTGCGCAGGCCGGAAAGCCAAAACCTATTAAActttaa